One stretch of Trichocoleus desertorum ATA4-8-CV12 DNA includes these proteins:
- a CDS encoding AtzE family amidohydrolase — protein sequence MSQWQADATSIAAVIRGQEVTAKAVMAATLARIAEFNQSLNCFTAVMAETALATAEQIDQAIAQGQDPGPLAGVPFAVKNLFDVEGLTTLAGSKINAEHPPATQDATAVAKLRQAGAILLGTLNMDEYAYGFVTENSHYGPTHNPHDLARIAGGSSGGSAAAVAAGLVPLTLGSDTNGSIRVPAALCGVFGLKPTYGRLSRAGAVLFSSSFDHIGPFARSVRDLATVFDLLQGSDPRDPISSNRLPDLCLPQLNQGIDGVRIAIADEYFAQGAEPEVLAAVEQVATALGATQRVTIPEAHRARAAAFVITAAEGANFHWANLRSRSQDFDPATRDRFLAGALIPAHWYLQAQRFRQWFQQQVREIFQTVDLILAPTTPYPASLIGQQTIAIDGEEILIRPNLGLYTQPLSFIGLPVVSVPLQRSGQLPLGVQLIAAPYNEALILRAAAFLEQAGVVSAPIVQPQLGA from the coding sequence ATGAGCCAATGGCAAGCAGATGCAACCAGCATTGCAGCGGTGATTCGAGGGCAAGAAGTCACGGCCAAAGCAGTTATGGCAGCGACTCTAGCGCGAATTGCTGAGTTCAACCAGTCCCTCAACTGCTTTACAGCCGTGATGGCCGAGACCGCTTTAGCAACTGCTGAGCAAATTGACCAAGCGATCGCCCAAGGACAAGATCCTGGCCCTCTAGCAGGCGTGCCCTTTGCAGTCAAAAATCTGTTTGATGTTGAGGGGTTAACCACCTTAGCGGGTTCCAAGATTAACGCGGAACATCCCCCAGCCACCCAAGATGCAACAGCCGTGGCAAAGCTGCGGCAAGCAGGAGCCATTTTGCTCGGTACGCTCAATATGGATGAGTATGCCTATGGCTTCGTGACGGAGAATAGCCATTACGGTCCTACACACAACCCCCATGACTTAGCTCGGATTGCGGGAGGTTCCTCTGGTGGCTCGGCAGCAGCAGTAGCAGCGGGTCTCGTCCCCTTAACCTTGGGTTCTGATACTAACGGCTCGATCCGAGTCCCTGCGGCCTTATGTGGCGTGTTCGGTCTCAAACCCACTTATGGGCGTTTGTCACGAGCTGGCGCAGTGCTGTTTTCTAGTAGCTTTGACCACATCGGCCCTTTCGCCCGTTCGGTGCGAGATCTGGCCACAGTTTTTGATTTGTTGCAAGGCTCTGACCCCCGTGACCCCATTAGTAGCAATCGCCTCCCTGATCTGTGCCTACCCCAGCTAAACCAAGGCATTGACGGGGTGAGAATCGCGATCGCAGACGAGTACTTTGCTCAAGGGGCCGAACCAGAAGTGCTAGCAGCGGTCGAGCAAGTTGCCACAGCTTTAGGCGCAACTCAGCGCGTCACCATCCCAGAAGCCCATCGAGCCAGAGCTGCCGCTTTTGTGATTACAGCCGCAGAAGGTGCCAATTTCCACTGGGCCAATTTGCGATCGCGGTCTCAAGACTTTGACCCTGCCACTCGCGATCGGTTTCTGGCTGGTGCTTTGATCCCTGCTCATTGGTATCTCCAAGCCCAACGCTTCCGCCAATGGTTTCAGCAGCAGGTGCGCGAGATCTTCCAAACTGTCGATCTGATCTTGGCTCCCACCACTCCTTACCCTGCTTCACTGATTGGTCAGCAAACGATCGCGATCGATGGTGAAGAGATCCTGATTCGACCTAATTTGGGGTTATATACTCAGCCGTTATCCTTTATCGGGTTGCCAGTAGTATCAGTACCGCTTCAGCGATCGGGCCAATTGCCGCTTGGCGTACAACTCATCGCCGCACCCTATAATGAAGCCTTGATTCTGCGGGCGGCGGCATTTCTAGAACAAGCTGGAGTTGTGTCTGCGCCCATTGTTCAACCACAGCTTGGGGCCTGA
- a CDS encoding FAD-binding oxidoreductase gives MSTYDWIVIGGGVTGAALSYELAQKQFSVLLIEQSATIQGATRFSYGGIAYWSGTTELTQQLCQEGKQRYPHLAAELGAEIHFRELDLLLTVAADRDPATIAPSYANYAISPHLLSVTEACELEPLLNPEAIAGAFTVRHGQVDPEALTQAYRQAFVRSGGNIVIDQVTGLQRQNQRVTGAIATQQTYPAGNVVVCAGGWSRDLLAAGLPVPLYFTQAELVETLPVEVKLRTLVMTAEMQRFQLEAQASTAAKEQEWQEPGLEIVPWILDAGAVQLANGSLRLGQISRVLSDPQAVVDAIASETAIRKAVGQVLPALQNLPGQWQQCLVAFSRDRLPLIGPVPDTSGLSVFSGFSNPFAIMPPLAQRFAQAASGPTDPILEQLSPARFSAIA, from the coding sequence ATGAGTACATACGACTGGATTGTAATTGGCGGCGGTGTGACCGGAGCAGCCTTAAGCTACGAACTGGCCCAGAAACAGTTTTCGGTGCTGCTGATTGAGCAATCTGCCACAATACAAGGCGCAACTCGTTTCAGCTACGGCGGCATTGCCTATTGGTCTGGTACGACTGAGTTAACTCAGCAGCTTTGTCAAGAAGGCAAGCAGCGTTATCCTCACTTGGCCGCAGAGTTAGGCGCAGAAATTCACTTTCGAGAACTAGACTTGTTGCTCACGGTCGCTGCCGATCGCGACCCTGCTACTATCGCACCTAGTTATGCCAATTACGCCATTTCTCCGCATTTACTGAGCGTCACTGAAGCTTGCGAGTTGGAGCCTTTGCTCAATCCTGAAGCGATCGCTGGAGCTTTTACCGTTCGCCACGGTCAAGTAGACCCAGAAGCCCTAACTCAAGCCTATCGCCAAGCCTTTGTGCGATCGGGTGGCAACATTGTGATCGATCAGGTGACAGGATTGCAGCGACAAAACCAGCGAGTCACAGGAGCGATCGCCACTCAACAAACTTACCCCGCTGGCAATGTAGTGGTTTGTGCGGGTGGCTGGAGTCGAGATTTGCTAGCAGCAGGATTACCCGTGCCCCTCTACTTTACCCAGGCTGAACTGGTTGAAACGCTACCCGTAGAGGTCAAGTTACGGACGCTAGTGATGACGGCAGAGATGCAGCGCTTTCAGCTAGAGGCACAAGCAAGCACAGCAGCTAAAGAGCAAGAGTGGCAGGAGCCTGGCTTAGAGATAGTGCCTTGGATCTTGGATGCGGGGGCGGTGCAATTAGCAAATGGCAGTCTGCGGTTGGGACAAATTAGCCGAGTTCTGAGCGATCCGCAAGCGGTAGTTGACGCGATCGCCAGTGAAACAGCGATTCGGAAGGCGGTAGGCCAGGTGTTACCCGCACTGCAAAACTTGCCTGGTCAATGGCAGCAATGCTTAGTAGCCTTTAGCCGCGATCGCTTACCTTTAATTGGCCCTGTTCCAGACACAAGCGGATTGTCCGTTTTCTCTGGCTTTAGTAACCCCTTCGCGATCATGCCGCCTTTAGCCCAACGATTTGCTCAAGCTGCCTCAGGCCCAACAGACCCAATCTTGGAACAACTTTCACCAGCTCGCTTCTCCGCGATCGCTTAG
- a CDS encoding DUF4089 domain-containing protein, with protein MSNSTIDPTDYVHAAASLIDLPLDPDGIPSIVTNFARIEAIAELVLEFPLPDNIEAAPIFEP; from the coding sequence ATGTCAAACTCAACCATTGACCCTACTGATTACGTTCATGCTGCTGCTAGCCTGATTGATTTGCCCCTCGACCCCGATGGCATTCCTAGCATCGTCACCAACTTCGCCCGCATTGAAGCGATCGCAGAGCTAGTTCTAGAGTTTCCGCTGCCCGATAATATTGAAGCTGCGCCTATTTTTGAACCATGA
- a CDS encoding efflux RND transporter periplasmic adaptor subunit: MTPLPQLSIFQLTSTLLTVLLLSAPIQSLAHKGHGDNEFQGGSQATQAAGAIPVDAKTAQLMGLKVEPVTRQRLAFGLKTTGQIEPLPNQQVEVTTPVKGTVTRLLVSPGDRVKAGQTVAVMTSPELAELRTTALDRRSEAIASVQQAQADLQLAQQNYAQQQKIAATELAQVRSEVSFAQERFDKDQELLANGAIARRTFLESETKLAQAQAALTKAESRLEVSEATSQLRHAESAVQVAQSRVNLSEETYQTRLRQLGANANGDGAITITAPIAGTVADRETTLGESGEDAGKKVMTIINDSSVQVSANIYEKDLDRIQTGQRVQVKVASLSDRSFTGRISVIGAVVQGETRIVPVKAELDNPDGLLKSGMFAELEVLTDRTSAAVLAIPKSALVETNDKKQIIFVQNGDAFQPTEVTLGQASGELVEVKNGLFDGDRIVTQRAMQLYAQSLRGGSNTAEDHEHGETVTTTSQPAIPWWLVIPAGGAIAAGTFGAGVYWANRRHRQGFSVPQDYGLQDIQEHDTTRVPVASHDSKSDRSLR; this comes from the coding sequence ATGACTCCCCTACCTCAATTGTCTATTTTTCAGCTTACAAGCACTCTCCTAACCGTGCTGCTGTTGAGTGCTCCCATCCAGAGCTTGGCGCATAAGGGGCATGGAGACAACGAATTTCAGGGCGGTAGCCAAGCAACGCAAGCGGCTGGGGCAATTCCAGTCGATGCGAAGACAGCTCAGCTAATGGGGCTAAAAGTAGAGCCTGTGACTCGTCAGCGGTTGGCCTTTGGCCTCAAAACTACGGGCCAAATTGAACCTTTGCCCAATCAGCAGGTAGAGGTAACAACTCCCGTAAAAGGTACCGTAACTCGGCTGCTCGTCAGTCCCGGCGATCGCGTCAAAGCGGGGCAGACGGTGGCAGTGATGACGAGTCCGGAACTGGCGGAACTGCGAACTACAGCCCTCGATCGGCGTTCTGAGGCGATCGCTTCGGTGCAACAAGCCCAGGCAGATTTGCAACTGGCGCAACAGAACTATGCTCAGCAACAAAAAATCGCGGCTACCGAGCTGGCTCAAGTTCGCAGTGAAGTCAGTTTTGCTCAAGAGCGTTTTGACAAAGATCAGGAGCTATTGGCTAACGGCGCGATCGCCAGACGGACGTTTCTAGAGTCAGAAACAAAACTGGCTCAAGCCCAAGCAGCGCTGACCAAAGCTGAAAGCCGCTTAGAAGTTTCTGAAGCCACCTCCCAACTGAGACATGCTGAATCAGCAGTGCAGGTGGCTCAGTCGCGGGTCAATCTGAGCGAAGAAACTTATCAAACCCGATTGCGACAACTAGGCGCGAATGCCAATGGCGATGGCGCGATTACCATTACGGCTCCAATTGCAGGAACCGTGGCCGATCGCGAGACCACTCTGGGCGAATCAGGCGAGGACGCAGGCAAAAAGGTGATGACAATCATCAACGATAGCAGCGTGCAGGTCAGCGCCAATATCTACGAAAAAGACTTAGATCGGATTCAGACGGGGCAAAGAGTGCAAGTGAAAGTGGCGAGTCTAAGCGATCGTAGCTTTACAGGTCGCATCAGTGTGATTGGCGCGGTCGTACAAGGGGAGACGCGTATTGTGCCTGTCAAAGCTGAGTTGGACAACCCTGACGGGCTCTTGAAATCGGGGATGTTTGCAGAATTAGAGGTTCTAACCGATCGCACCTCAGCCGCTGTGCTAGCTATTCCCAAGTCGGCGTTGGTGGAAACTAATGACAAAAAGCAGATTATCTTTGTGCAAAACGGCGATGCCTTCCAACCGACCGAAGTGACCCTGGGTCAAGCCTCCGGGGAATTAGTGGAGGTCAAAAACGGACTCTTTGATGGCGATCGCATTGTCACTCAACGCGCCATGCAACTCTATGCCCAATCGCTACGTGGCGGCAGCAACACTGCTGAGGATCACGAGCATGGGGAGACAGTTACCACAACTTCCCAACCCGCAATCCCTTGGTGGCTGGTAATTCCGGCGGGAGGGGCGATCGCGGCGGGTACGTTCGGAGCAGGTGTGTACTGGGCCAATCGCCGTCATCGCCAAGGTTTCAGCGTCCCTCAGGATTATGGCTTACAGGATATTCAGGAGCATGACACGACTCGTGTTCCTGTAGCTTCACACGATTCAAAGTCGGATCGTTCTCTTCGTTAG
- a CDS encoding DUF305 domain-containing protein encodes MRTRSIALLLGAIATASLLNACSTPSQTQAEAPSPTTTSGMDHGNAHHGGMMNHSTSMELGPADADFDLRFVDAMTPHHEGAVTMAQEALSKSKRPEIQKLAQDIIAAQNKEIGELKQWRQAWYPKASAQPVAWNPQMGHAMPMSPDQRKGMAMEMDLGAADAEFDLRFINAMIPHHEGAVTMAQEALSKSKRPEIQKLAQDIIKSQEAEIQQMQQWRQAWYQR; translated from the coding sequence ATGAGAACTCGTTCTATTGCTTTATTACTAGGGGCGATCGCCACAGCTAGTTTGCTCAATGCCTGCTCTACACCTAGCCAAACCCAGGCTGAAGCTCCTAGCCCCACCACCACATCCGGGATGGATCATGGCAACGCGCATCATGGCGGCATGATGAACCACAGCACCAGCATGGAGTTAGGCCCAGCCGATGCCGACTTTGACTTGCGATTTGTGGATGCCATGACTCCACATCATGAGGGAGCAGTGACGATGGCGCAAGAGGCTCTCAGCAAGTCCAAGCGCCCCGAAATTCAAAAACTGGCTCAAGACATTATCGCGGCCCAAAACAAAGAAATTGGAGAACTGAAACAGTGGCGGCAAGCCTGGTATCCCAAGGCCAGTGCTCAACCCGTCGCTTGGAATCCTCAGATGGGTCATGCTATGCCTATGTCACCGGATCAAAGAAAAGGCATGGCAATGGAGATGGACTTAGGCGCAGCCGATGCCGAATTTGACCTGCGCTTCATCAATGCCATGATTCCGCACCATGAGGGAGCAGTGACGATGGCACAAGAGGCTCTCAGCAAGTCCAAGCGCCCCGAAATTCAAAAACTGGCTCAAGACATCATTAAGTCCCAAGAAGCTGAAATTCAGCAGATGCAGCAATGGCGACAAGCTTGGTACCAACGCTGA